From the Streptococcus oralis ATCC 35037 genome, one window contains:
- a CDS encoding ABC transporter ATP-binding protein produces MLEIKNLTGGYVHVPVLKDVSFTVESGQLVGLIGLNGAGKSTTINEIIGLLTPYSGEIKINGLTLREDATNYRKQIGYIPETPSLYEELTLREHIETVAMAYGIEQNVAFERVESLLKMFRLDQKLDWFPVHFSKGMKQKVMIICAFVVDPSLFIVDEPFLGLDPLAISDLIQLLEVEKQKGKSILMSTHVLDSAEKMCDAFVILHKGEVRAQGNLQQLREAFGMPEASLNDIYLALTKEEEL; encoded by the coding sequence ATGTTAGAAATTAAAAACCTGACAGGAGGCTATGTTCACGTTCCTGTCTTGAAAGATGTGTCCTTTACAGTTGAAAGTGGGCAGTTGGTCGGTTTGATTGGTCTCAACGGTGCTGGGAAATCAACGACTATCAATGAGATTATCGGTCTTTTGACACCTTACAGTGGGGAAATCAAGATTAATGGTTTGACACTGCGAGAAGATGCGACCAACTATCGCAAGCAGATTGGCTACATCCCAGAAACGCCTAGCTTGTATGAAGAGCTGACTCTCAGAGAGCATATCGAAACGGTGGCTATGGCTTACGGTATTGAACAAAATGTGGCTTTTGAGCGAGTAGAATCTTTGTTAAAAATGTTTCGTTTGGATCAAAAATTAGATTGGTTTCCTGTGCATTTCTCCAAAGGGATGAAGCAGAAGGTCATGATTATCTGTGCTTTTGTGGTGGATCCGAGTCTTTTCATCGTGGATGAGCCTTTTCTTGGCCTCGATCCGCTGGCTATTTCTGACTTGATTCAGCTTTTGGAAGTAGAAAAGCAAAAAGGTAAGTCTATCCTCATGAGTACCCACGTGCTGGACTCGGCGGAGAAGATGTGTGACGCCTTTGTTATTCTCCACAAGGGGGAGGTGAGGGCTCAGGGAAACCTCCAGCAACTGCGCGAAGCCTTTGGCATGCCTGAAGCGAGTTTGAATGATATTTACTTGGCTCTGACCAAAGAGGAGGAGCTATGA